Proteins from a genomic interval of Leptospira kanakyensis:
- a CDS encoding sodium:solute symporter family protein, which translates to MNFQAAFIVGYLLITIAIGVYAAKRVKNSKDFILAGRSLPLPISTAALFATWFGSETILGSSVEFAKGGFLAVIQDPFGGALCLFLLGLVFAKYLYRMQILTFGDFYRNRYGKKMEFIAGICLIFSYFGWVAAQFVALGIMVQILFGINQFTAIVIGACLVVFYTYLGGMWSVSMTDFFQSISIIIGLVFVIYELNGVKSIWSSIQEKPDGFFNFFPESNYHAWTLYLSAWMVVGFGSLPQQDIFQRVMSAKSEKVAIRASYLSSVLYLLFALIPLFLGLHAKSLIPDFDLNSETGQLLIPTMISKFSSPWIQVLFFSALISAILSTASGAILAPSSILSENILKYAFKDMNDKKLLLLSRTSVLIIAGISFLLAVGKPSIYALVEDSGGISLVTLFIPMVFGLLSQKADERSALFSLFVGITTWLILEVYGDDMTSHFYGTIASLIAILVGMYFFPKKVQSIEAK; encoded by the coding sequence ATGAATTTCCAAGCGGCTTTCATCGTTGGTTACCTTCTCATCACAATTGCCATTGGAGTGTATGCGGCAAAAAGAGTCAAAAACTCAAAAGACTTTATCTTAGCAGGTAGAAGTTTACCTCTCCCTATCTCCACGGCTGCATTATTTGCCACTTGGTTTGGAAGTGAAACCATTCTTGGTTCCTCCGTGGAATTTGCCAAAGGAGGATTTTTAGCCGTCATCCAAGACCCGTTTGGTGGTGCTCTTTGTTTATTTTTACTCGGACTAGTTTTTGCAAAGTATCTCTACCGAATGCAAATCCTTACCTTCGGTGACTTCTATCGAAACCGCTATGGGAAAAAGATGGAGTTTATCGCAGGGATCTGTTTGATCTTTTCCTATTTTGGTTGGGTTGCTGCCCAGTTTGTGGCACTCGGAATTATGGTACAGATTCTATTTGGCATCAATCAATTCACAGCGATTGTGATTGGAGCTTGTCTTGTTGTTTTTTATACTTACCTCGGTGGGATGTGGTCTGTTTCCATGACCGATTTTTTCCAATCCATCTCCATCATCATTGGCCTTGTTTTTGTTATCTATGAGTTAAATGGTGTTAAGTCCATTTGGTCAAGCATCCAGGAAAAACCAGACGGATTTTTTAATTTTTTTCCCGAATCCAATTACCATGCTTGGACCTTATACTTATCAGCTTGGATGGTTGTTGGTTTTGGATCATTACCCCAACAAGATATATTCCAAAGAGTGATGTCTGCCAAATCAGAAAAAGTAGCAATCAGGGCCTCTTACCTTTCTTCTGTTTTGTATTTACTCTTTGCCCTCATCCCTTTGTTTTTAGGTCTCCATGCAAAAAGTTTAATTCCAGATTTTGACTTAAATTCGGAAACAGGACAACTTCTCATTCCCACAATGATTTCCAAGTTTTCAAGTCCTTGGATCCAAGTTTTATTTTTTTCAGCGCTCATCTCTGCCATTCTATCCACGGCATCGGGTGCCATCCTTGCACCTTCCTCTATATTGTCTGAGAACATTTTAAAATACGCATTCAAAGACATGAACGATAAAAAATTACTGCTATTGTCAAGAACATCCGTTCTCATCATTGCAGGGATATCCTTTTTACTAGCAGTGGGGAAACCTTCTATTTATGCTCTCGTAGAAGATTCTGGTGGGATCTCCCTTGTTACGCTTTTCATCCCCATGGTTTTTGGTTTACTCAGCCAAAAGGCAGATGAAAGATCTGCCCTTTTCTCTTTATTTGTGGGAATTACCACCTGGCTTATTTTAGAAGTTTACGGTGATGATATGACTAGCCATTTTTATGGAACCATAGCAAGCCTTATCGCTATACTCGTGGGAATGTACTTTTTTCCTAAGAAAGTGCAATCGATAGAAGCCAAGTAA
- a CDS encoding DedA family protein — MLDFLQFDAFLARILELPPLVLWIFFCFSNFLENVFPPWPGDTVTVFSGFLSSSPGSPLSFISIVFATYLGNLLGALAMYFFGERFLQFLKRSRFPFLSSVYQEENLHKTLDWFRRHEFVVVLLSRFSAGIRFFVSIVAGMSKMNVIKFIILYTVAISLWCGLLLFGGSLLGSNWNQIIVMLSYYNQTIGIVLICLFLYFLYQIWKKRNTKLT, encoded by the coding sequence GTGCTCGATTTCCTACAGTTTGATGCTTTTTTGGCTCGGATCTTAGAGTTGCCACCGCTTGTTCTTTGGATTTTCTTTTGTTTCTCTAATTTTTTGGAGAATGTTTTTCCACCTTGGCCTGGAGATACGGTGACTGTATTTTCTGGTTTTTTATCCTCTAGTCCAGGTTCACCCCTATCTTTCATTTCTATTGTGTTCGCTACCTACTTGGGAAACTTACTCGGAGCTCTTGCGATGTATTTTTTTGGGGAAAGGTTCCTTCAGTTTCTAAAACGATCACGGTTCCCTTTTTTATCTTCCGTTTACCAAGAAGAAAACTTACACAAAACTCTAGATTGGTTTCGCAGGCATGAATTTGTAGTGGTATTGTTGTCCCGGTTTTCGGCAGGGATTCGGTTCTTTGTCTCCATCGTTGCCGGGATGTCCAAAATGAACGTTATTAAATTTATCATTTTGTATACGGTTGCTATTTCTCTTTGGTGTGGCCTCCTGCTTTTTGGTGGTTCCTTACTTGGCTCCAATTGGAACCAAATCATTGTTATGTTATCATATTATAACCAAACGATTGGAATCGTTCTCATTTGTTTATTTTTGTACTTTCTATACCAAATTTGGAAGAAAAGAAATACAAAGTTGACATGA
- a CDS encoding GNAT family N-acetyltransferase, with product MNETFAIKISDTFRDFTKEEWNLLVPPDSVFQEYEFLSGLENTGCIGNSDWIPVLTSARRDGVLVGVLPAYLRSDSYGEYIFDFQWANAFHRAGIPYYPKLTVAVPFTPVTGARVLLHPDLKPEEKDSLVSLLLQTLLEFGKEKETSSVHILFCKEDEQSLGIQNSFAPRLSHQYHWFNKGFANFDEFLSILVKDRRKTIRQERRKISESGLTIQTLTGDEITEDHAHIFYQFYQDTHSKKWGQPYLNRKFFLEMHQNFRHRLVLVLASDPSGKPVGGSWNTFRDGFLFGRYWGALEHVPNLHFECCYYRLIDFAIERKMERVEAGAQGEHKFLRGYEAVPMYSLHHIYNEQGRAAIESYLEREIVMERENISAYNSQSPIKSLREG from the coding sequence TTGAATGAAACGTTTGCGATAAAAATTTCCGATACTTTTCGGGACTTTACAAAGGAAGAATGGAATCTGTTAGTCCCCCCAGATTCCGTTTTTCAGGAATATGAATTCCTATCCGGTTTGGAAAATACAGGTTGTATTGGGAATTCAGATTGGATTCCAGTTTTAACTTCCGCTAGGCGAGATGGGGTTTTGGTGGGAGTCCTTCCCGCTTACCTTCGGAGTGATTCCTATGGTGAGTATATTTTTGATTTCCAATGGGCCAATGCCTTCCACCGCGCAGGGATTCCGTATTATCCAAAACTAACGGTAGCTGTGCCGTTCACACCTGTGACAGGGGCTCGGGTTTTACTCCATCCTGATTTAAAACCAGAAGAAAAAGATTCCCTGGTTTCCTTACTTTTACAAACCCTTTTAGAATTTGGAAAAGAAAAAGAAACTTCTTCCGTTCATATTTTATTTTGCAAAGAGGATGAACAAAGTTTGGGGATTCAGAATTCATTTGCTCCTAGACTTTCTCACCAATACCACTGGTTTAACAAAGGTTTTGCGAATTTTGATGAATTTTTGTCCATCCTTGTCAAAGACCGGAGAAAAACCATCCGCCAGGAAAGAAGGAAAATTTCCGAGTCGGGCCTTACCATCCAAACCCTTACCGGTGACGAGATCACCGAAGACCACGCCCATATCTTTTATCAGTTTTATCAAGACACCCATTCTAAAAAATGGGGGCAACCTTATTTGAATCGGAAATTCTTTTTGGAAATGCATCAGAACTTTCGCCATCGTTTGGTTCTGGTTTTGGCAAGTGACCCTTCAGGGAAACCTGTAGGTGGGAGTTGGAATACTTTCCGAGATGGGTTTTTATTTGGAAGATACTGGGGAGCCTTGGAACATGTCCCCAACTTACATTTTGAATGTTGTTATTACCGATTGATTGATTTTGCAATTGAGCGTAAAATGGAACGAGTGGAAGCAGGTGCCCAAGGGGAACATAAATTCCTAAGGGGTTATGAAGCCGTTCCCATGTATAGTTTACATCATATTTACAATGAACAGGGCAGAGCGGCCATTGAGTCCTATTTGGAACGAGAGATTGTGATGGAAAGGGAAAATATTTCCGCTTATAATTCTCAGTCTCCTATCAAATCGCTCCGGGAGGGATAA
- the xseA gene encoding exodeoxyribonuclease VII large subunit yields METVDSSLSVSEVNRLIKSKLQDSPEFKNIWIRGEISNHSQTNSSGHMYFSLKDQTSVIKCAFFSFQAKNYRGTPLRNGMEILVYGSVSVYEPGGYYSITVQKVEEIGEGDILLKIEKLKKALHEKGIFDVNHKRPLPKFPKRLGIVTSPKGAAVEDIIRIATDLNPSIQILVSPCLVQGDGAEVSIIEAIKEINDPKWEVDVIIAGRGGGSFEDLMAFNQEAVVMAYYNSKIPIISAVGHEIDRVLTDLAADATTPTPTAAAKLAVPNVSDTLIRLDEMEDRIKSALKAVVRLGKEKWVGITGRPVFQNPKTLLETRTGALEELVTKISLLGKNYLVRKQSEFQKFDTLSHNWKSYLERIQNKFTLAEQRLVHFSPLGTLQRGYSVVRNKDKQVISSIHKIKKNESLEVFLSDGKLLVEVKEKI; encoded by the coding sequence ATGGAAACAGTAGATTCATCTCTCAGTGTTAGTGAGGTAAATCGCCTCATCAAATCCAAACTCCAGGACTCTCCTGAATTTAAAAACATTTGGATTCGGGGAGAGATCTCCAACCATTCCCAAACCAATAGTTCAGGGCATATGTATTTCTCTTTGAAAGACCAGACAAGTGTGATTAAATGTGCTTTTTTTTCTTTTCAAGCCAAAAACTATCGCGGCACACCCCTTCGGAATGGAATGGAGATTTTGGTTTATGGTTCTGTCTCTGTTTATGAACCAGGTGGTTATTATAGCATTACGGTACAGAAGGTAGAAGAAATCGGAGAAGGAGATATCCTTTTAAAAATTGAAAAACTAAAAAAAGCCCTTCACGAAAAGGGAATTTTTGATGTGAACCACAAACGCCCTCTTCCAAAATTTCCGAAACGCCTAGGCATTGTTACCTCACCAAAAGGAGCGGCCGTCGAAGACATCATTCGAATTGCCACTGACCTCAATCCTTCCATACAAATTTTAGTTTCACCTTGCCTTGTGCAAGGAGACGGAGCAGAAGTTTCAATCATCGAAGCCATAAAAGAAATCAATGATCCCAAATGGGAAGTGGATGTGATCATTGCAGGACGTGGTGGTGGTTCATTTGAAGATCTTATGGCCTTCAACCAAGAGGCAGTGGTGATGGCTTATTACAATTCCAAAATCCCTATCATCTCTGCAGTAGGCCACGAAATCGATCGAGTGCTCACTGACCTTGCTGCCGATGCCACAACTCCCACACCGACGGCTGCAGCAAAACTCGCCGTTCCTAATGTTTCCGACACACTCATTCGTTTGGATGAAATGGAAGACAGGATTAAATCGGCACTAAAGGCTGTGGTTCGTTTGGGTAAAGAAAAATGGGTCGGGATTACGGGACGACCGGTATTCCAAAATCCGAAAACACTTTTGGAAACAAGGACTGGGGCCTTAGAAGAACTCGTGACGAAGATTTCCCTTCTTGGAAAAAACTATTTGGTTCGCAAACAAAGCGAATTTCAAAAATTTGATACACTGAGTCATAATTGGAAATCTTACCTGGAAAGAATTCAAAACAAATTTACGCTCGCAGAACAGAGATTAGTCCATTTTTCTCCACTGGGAACTTTACAACGTGGTTATTCAGTGGTTCGAAACAAGGACAAACAGGTGATATCATCCATTCATAAAATCAAAAAAAATGAAAGTTTAGAGGTTTTCCTTTCTGATGGAAAACTTCTGGTTGAAGTAAAAGAAAAAATATAG
- a CDS encoding AI-2E family transporter: protein MSWIKNKNETIVYLLLGAIFIGTCLTLFFVFKPFLWASFLALLFYLTTRKIHKKLKNVLGVKFHGLSPYIMVILMLAGVFIPSYLILSTLIRESLNLVSYIRNQLTEESIVSLLLNSPMLTDFFTENEFFWIKLPLMYREYVGQHMDVLNLDSIYSLLKNSSGFLLGSFEVPGAIIFNAFFTFILLFFLYKEGSRMEHALFVLLPFPTEIEERLGRRIEEAIRTVMMGNLFISLLQGALIYVLLLFTSVSNKFLLSSIATIFSLIPVVGTSVVWLPIGLYIGLVQENWTGSVLFMIAGGASYLILENFVKPKILDKKLKTHPFLIFLSLIGGLQEFGVAGIIIGPMALTLVIILWDFWKIFRETRFQNI, encoded by the coding sequence ATGAGTTGGATTAAAAATAAAAACGAAACAATCGTCTACCTACTTCTTGGGGCGATTTTTATAGGCACTTGTCTTACTTTATTTTTTGTTTTCAAACCATTCCTTTGGGCAAGTTTTCTTGCGTTGCTCTTTTATCTCACAACAAGGAAAATTCATAAAAAACTAAAGAATGTTTTGGGTGTCAAATTCCATGGACTCTCACCATATATCATGGTGATCCTGATGCTCGCGGGAGTTTTTATTCCCTCTTATTTAATTCTATCTACTTTAATCAGAGAATCTTTAAACTTAGTCAGTTATATTAGGAACCAACTCACAGAGGAGTCGATTGTTTCCTTATTATTAAACAGTCCGATGCTCACAGACTTCTTTACTGAAAATGAATTTTTTTGGATCAAACTTCCTTTGATGTACCGCGAATATGTGGGCCAACATATGGATGTTCTCAATTTAGATTCCATTTATAGTTTACTCAAAAACTCTTCTGGTTTTTTACTCGGTTCTTTTGAAGTTCCAGGTGCCATTATTTTTAATGCATTTTTTACCTTCATTTTGCTTTTCTTTTTATACAAAGAAGGAAGCCGAATGGAACATGCACTTTTTGTTTTACTACCTTTTCCCACAGAAATTGAGGAAAGACTAGGAAGGCGAATTGAGGAAGCCATTCGAACGGTAATGATGGGAAATCTTTTTATCTCCTTATTACAAGGTGCCCTCATCTATGTTCTGTTACTTTTTACCTCTGTTTCGAATAAGTTCTTACTTTCGAGTATCGCCACAATTTTTTCTCTCATTCCTGTTGTGGGAACCTCCGTGGTTTGGTTGCCGATTGGACTCTACATTGGTCTCGTACAAGAAAACTGGACAGGCAGTGTTCTTTTTATGATCGCAGGCGGCGCAAGTTATCTTATTTTAGAAAACTTTGTGAAACCCAAAATTTTAGATAAAAAACTAAAAACACATCCCTTTCTTATTTTTCTCTCTCTAATTGGCGGATTACAGGAGTTTGGTGTTGCAGGGATCATCATTGGTCCTATGGCCTTAACTCTTGTCATCATCCTTTGGGACTTTTGGAAAATTTTTAGAGAAACTCGTTTTCAAAATATCTAA
- a CDS encoding SpoIIE family protein phosphatase, with translation MNSWGNIAFDFYTFGSLVGVIFTFYNAQFFLTVKEKSEATYRLGMGTLWLGLFHFGYMINFSFMGPAAAYLRWLVIIGAMAGASYLTSFFLSYPEVYFPRLKKYLFGIMNFIVVTVTGYFVYISLTAGRLFFFSGHYWDFPLPVFYKAYALIVLVFFVSFSLVAIIQIFKMPKESRFATASILIAFILVTILPGIMNAQSRDGAIGRGLYQTITDLVLVVGLFVANVVYINNTKDKTTIISRIIGISLASFLLVLQLVAYSVIQQSESNYDMVHTARAKNFIAGLETDQVPSFHYTYDIGQKEFVQKKGMEETAVDPASYESEYWNSWALETILSYKGKSDWKEKTENLIPKLPETSRGYASEIKRLLALEKVSTPELLIEELESEKRKILYTRNKLREIPEKNFSDGALSLVSKTEGPLSGFYGAARSVLETSISEAKKAEVLDQMFSPMPNHGDRNYRGRVKFAENNPEYSFYVSYLVVDKTKGLIHEVGYPYLDYREFQEEVTLPWIIGVLSLAVLVIFGYRLFFLIALLRPIEQIIEGLTEVNSGNLEHRLTVHVEDDIGFMARSFNRMVRSIQAARKKLEQYADQLEVKVQERTKELENSLKEVQSLKHQQDGDYFLTSLLLQPFNANNANHDNVQVDFLLEQKKKFTFRQYEKEIGGDLNIANQIFLNNRSYTVFLNADAMGKSMQGAGGALVLGSVFESIITRTQLLSEARNTYPERWIKNTFLELHKIFEGFDGSMLVSLVLGLIDNETGLLYFINAEHPWMVLYRDGIASFIENELMFRKLGTSGVQGNLYIKTFQLEAGDVLLAGSDGRDDLLISHTEDGKRVINEDERLFLRVVESGRGELDGIYEELRKYGSLTDDLSILRVSFIEEKERYKIEKERLKEIQSLLHKAKEASESADLQEAVSYLEQANSLEENIPEIKKKFIQLYLKLKDYGNAKKMAKDYSLLKPMDTEIMYITAFCARKVADIKTAIDFGERVRLRDPNHVKNLINLGQTYLADKNLSRAENILSSALELDPENPSLQRLLDHIRKKQNKQDVVN, from the coding sequence ATGAACTCTTGGGGAAATATAGCGTTTGATTTTTATACATTCGGTTCGCTCGTTGGTGTCATTTTTACTTTTTACAATGCACAATTTTTTTTAACGGTAAAAGAAAAGTCAGAAGCAACATACCGGCTAGGGATGGGAACTCTTTGGCTGGGTTTATTTCATTTTGGCTATATGATCAATTTTTCCTTTATGGGGCCGGCGGCGGCATACTTGCGTTGGCTTGTCATCATCGGGGCCATGGCAGGTGCTTCTTATCTAACGAGTTTTTTCTTAAGTTACCCTGAAGTTTACTTCCCTCGTTTGAAAAAATATCTATTTGGGATCATGAACTTTATAGTTGTGACTGTAACGGGATATTTTGTTTACATTAGCCTAACGGCTGGCAGATTATTTTTCTTTAGTGGTCACTATTGGGATTTTCCACTTCCTGTTTTTTATAAGGCGTATGCACTTATTGTATTAGTTTTTTTTGTCAGTTTTTCCCTGGTTGCCATCATACAGATTTTCAAAATGCCAAAGGAATCTCGGTTTGCCACTGCAAGCATTCTTATTGCTTTCATTTTAGTAACCATCCTTCCTGGAATCATGAATGCCCAATCCAGGGATGGTGCGATTGGACGTGGCCTGTACCAAACCATCACAGATCTTGTTTTGGTTGTTGGGTTATTTGTTGCCAATGTGGTTTATATCAATAACACAAAAGATAAAACCACAATCATTTCACGGATCATAGGAATCTCTCTTGCCTCATTTTTACTCGTATTGCAGCTTGTTGCTTATTCCGTAATCCAACAATCAGAATCTAACTATGATATGGTGCATACGGCCCGTGCAAAAAACTTCATTGCAGGACTGGAAACTGACCAAGTTCCAAGTTTTCATTATACTTACGACATAGGCCAAAAAGAATTTGTTCAAAAGAAGGGAATGGAAGAGACGGCAGTTGATCCTGCTTCCTATGAATCGGAATATTGGAATTCTTGGGCTTTGGAAACCATTCTTTCTTATAAAGGCAAATCTGATTGGAAAGAAAAAACGGAAAACCTAATACCAAAACTCCCAGAGACAAGCAGAGGTTACGCTTCTGAGATCAAAAGACTTTTGGCCTTAGAAAAGGTTTCAACTCCAGAATTATTAATCGAAGAATTAGAATCAGAAAAACGTAAAATTCTTTATACAAGAAACAAACTCCGAGAGATTCCTGAAAAGAATTTTTCTGACGGAGCATTGTCCCTTGTTTCCAAAACAGAAGGCCCACTTTCTGGTTTTTATGGCGCGGCACGATCTGTACTAGAAACCTCAATTTCCGAAGCTAAAAAAGCAGAAGTCCTCGACCAAATGTTTTCTCCTATGCCAAACCATGGCGATAGAAATTACAGAGGTCGCGTTAAATTTGCAGAAAACAATCCTGAATATTCGTTTTACGTCAGTTATTTGGTAGTTGATAAAACAAAAGGACTCATCCATGAAGTGGGTTATCCCTATTTAGATTATCGCGAGTTTCAAGAGGAAGTCACTTTACCTTGGATCATCGGTGTGTTGTCCCTAGCAGTTCTTGTGATTTTTGGATACCGTTTGTTTTTCCTAATCGCTCTTCTCAGACCTATTGAACAAATCATTGAAGGGTTAACAGAGGTAAACTCTGGAAACTTAGAACATAGACTGACAGTTCATGTGGAAGATGATATTGGATTTATGGCACGTTCCTTCAACCGAATGGTGCGTTCGATCCAAGCGGCTCGTAAAAAATTAGAACAATATGCAGATCAATTGGAAGTAAAGGTACAAGAACGCACTAAAGAATTAGAAAACTCCTTAAAAGAAGTGCAATCCCTCAAACACCAACAAGATGGGGATTATTTTTTAACGTCACTTCTTTTGCAGCCATTTAACGCTAATAATGCGAATCATGACAATGTCCAAGTGGACTTTTTATTAGAACAAAAGAAAAAATTTACATTCCGCCAATATGAAAAAGAAATTGGTGGAGATTTGAATATCGCCAACCAAATTTTTCTAAACAACCGTTCTTACACTGTGTTTTTAAATGCGGATGCTATGGGTAAGTCCATGCAGGGCGCTGGTGGAGCACTGGTTCTTGGATCTGTTTTTGAGTCCATCATCACAAGAACACAGCTCTTAAGTGAAGCGAGGAACACCTATCCGGAACGTTGGATCAAAAATACCTTTTTAGAACTACATAAAATTTTTGAAGGTTTTGATGGTTCCATGTTAGTTTCGTTAGTGCTTGGGCTTATTGATAATGAAACTGGTTTGTTGTATTTTATCAATGCCGAACATCCTTGGATGGTTTTGTACCGAGATGGAATTGCGAGTTTTATCGAAAACGAACTGATGTTTCGAAAATTAGGAACTTCAGGAGTCCAAGGAAATTTATACATCAAAACCTTTCAATTGGAAGCGGGTGACGTTTTACTTGCCGGATCGGATGGGCGGGATGATTTACTCATTTCCCACACGGAAGATGGGAAACGTGTGATTAACGAAGATGAAAGATTATTCCTTCGAGTGGTAGAATCAGGAAGAGGAGAACTAGACGGAATTTATGAAGAACTTCGAAAGTATGGAAGTTTGACAGATGATTTATCAATTTTACGAGTTTCCTTTATTGAAGAAAAAGAACGTTATAAAATCGAAAAAGAAAGGCTAAAAGAAATCCAATCGCTTTTACACAAAGCAAAAGAAGCGAGCGAATCTGCGGATCTCCAAGAAGCAGTTTCGTATTTGGAACAGGCGAATTCTTTGGAAGAGAACATTCCGGAGATCAAAAAGAAATTCATCCAACTCTATTTGAAACTCAAAGACTATGGGAATGCCAAAAAAATGGCCAAAGACTATAGTTTGTTAAAACCGATGGATACGGAGATTATGTACATCACTGCTTTTTGTGCGAGAAAAGTGGCTGATATCAAAACAGCCATTGATTTTGGGGAAAGGGTGCGCCTTCGTGATCCAAACCATGTCAAAAACTTGATCAATTTGGGCCAGACCTACCTGGCAGATAAAAACTTGTCCCGGGCAGAGAACATTCTCAGTTCGGCCTTGGAGCTCGACCCAGAAAATCCTAGTTTACAAAGGCTTCTTGACCACATCCGCAAAAAACAAAACAAACAAGATGTCGTAAATTAG
- a CDS encoding exodeoxyribonuclease VII small subunit has protein sequence MVEKKSTSFEEALRELEDIAEKLERGTLSLEDSIKAYERGMELKKICSERLVDAEAKIEFLSKAPSGEIVKTTVKKKKDETPSKPVEEDLF, from the coding sequence ATGGTAGAGAAAAAATCAACAAGTTTTGAAGAAGCACTTCGAGAACTAGAAGACATTGCTGAAAAATTAGAAAGAGGAACTCTTTCTTTAGAAGATTCCATCAAAGCCTATGAAAGAGGCATGGAACTCAAAAAAATTTGTTCCGAAAGACTTGTGGATGCGGAAGCAAAAATTGAATTTTTATCCAAAGCTCCGAGCGGTGAAATTGTAAAAACAACTGTCAAAAAAAAGAAAGATGAAACTCCTTCTAAACCAGTGGAAGAAGATTTATTTTAG
- a CDS encoding D-alanine--D-alanine ligase — MIQTKIALLFGGISGEHIISIRSSHFIFNTIDRDKYQVCPVYIDQTGKFWIADRKDPVYPDPTGKTETDFLTEFSTTNQITKFTSGAGLLEHGFSAAFLGLHGGPGEDGRIQGFLDTLGIPHTGSGVLASALAMDKYRANLLFQTMGIPVAPFVDLEKGKSDARKIVLNLPFEFPVFIKPTLGGSSVNTGMAKTPEEAMVLVDKIFVSEDRVLIQKLISGTEVSIGVLEKKEGEKRIPFALVPTEIRPKSEFFDFEAKYTKGGSEEITPAPVGESITKKLQEYTLLCHDVLGCKGYSRTDFIISDGVPYVLETNTLPGMTGTSLIPQQAKALGIEMKEVFTWLLSIALS, encoded by the coding sequence ATGATCCAAACCAAAATAGCACTGCTTTTCGGGGGTATCTCCGGGGAACATATCATCTCCATTCGTTCTTCTCATTTCATTTTCAATACAATAGACCGGGACAAATACCAAGTTTGTCCGGTTTATATTGACCAAACAGGAAAATTTTGGATCGCCGATAGAAAAGATCCTGTATACCCCGATCCCACCGGAAAAACGGAAACTGATTTTTTAACTGAATTTTCTACTACAAACCAAATCACAAAGTTCACATCTGGTGCGGGATTATTAGAACATGGATTTTCGGCCGCCTTTCTAGGATTACACGGTGGGCCTGGTGAAGACGGAAGGATCCAAGGATTTTTAGATACATTAGGAATTCCTCATACAGGATCTGGTGTTTTGGCCTCTGCTCTTGCTATGGACAAATATAGAGCCAATCTTTTGTTCCAAACCATGGGAATTCCCGTGGCTCCCTTTGTGGATTTGGAGAAAGGAAAATCGGATGCTAGGAAAATTGTTTTAAACTTACCATTCGAATTTCCAGTCTTCATCAAACCAACGCTTGGTGGCTCCAGTGTCAATACAGGAATGGCAAAAACGCCCGAAGAAGCAATGGTTCTTGTGGATAAAATTTTCGTTTCAGAAGATAGAGTCCTCATCCAAAAACTGATTTCGGGAACGGAAGTCTCCATTGGAGTTCTTGAAAAAAAAGAAGGGGAAAAACGAATTCCATTTGCTCTCGTTCCCACTGAGATTCGTCCCAAATCAGAGTTTTTTGATTTTGAAGCCAAATATACCAAAGGTGGAAGTGAAGAAATTACCCCAGCACCAGTGGGTGAATCGATTACTAAAAAACTCCAAGAGTATACATTGTTATGCCATGATGTACTTGGTTGCAAAGGTTACTCGCGAACCGATTTTATCATCAGCGATGGAGTGCCTTATGTTTTGGAAACCAATACACTTCCAGGAATGACCGGAACAAGCCTCATTCCCCAACAAGCAAAAGCTCTGGGGATTGAAATGAAGGAAGTTTTTACTTGGCTTCTATCGATTGCACTTTCTTAG
- the clpS gene encoding ATP-dependent Clp protease adapter ClpS: MSDPKRKSYTDMNVELLEREKQKKKLKKPDRYKVILINDDYTPQEFVVYVLANVFRKSMEESRQIMWKAHTSGSAVCGVYSLDIARTKVAEVHKLADDAGHPLQCQLAKEEDE; the protein is encoded by the coding sequence ATGTCAGATCCAAAAAGAAAATCATATACAGATATGAATGTGGAACTTCTCGAAAGAGAAAAACAGAAAAAGAAACTTAAAAAACCGGATCGGTATAAGGTGATTCTGATCAATGATGATTACACTCCTCAGGAATTTGTAGTCTATGTACTAGCTAATGTTTTTAGGAAATCAATGGAAGAATCTCGTCAAATTATGTGGAAGGCGCATACTTCTGGATCAGCCGTTTGTGGGGTATATTCTTTGGACATTGCGAGAACAAAAGTAGCAGAAGTGCATAAACTTGCGGACGATGCAGGTCATCCATTACAATGTCAATTGGCAAAAGAGGAGGACGAATGA